A genomic segment from Glycine max cultivar Williams 82 chromosome 1, Glycine_max_v4.0, whole genome shotgun sequence encodes:
- the LOC100799471 gene encoding U1 small nuclear ribonucleoprotein A isoform X4: MAAYYSQPQPSDLLSYQYYQPPPPPLPPLMAVVPPPPGAVVQPAHHVHPSYMAQHQAVFASYGVSQSSTHEVRTLFVAGLPEDVKPREIYNLFREFPDYESSHLRSPSNSSQPFAFAVFASQQSAIMAKHALNGLVFDLEKGSILYIDLAKSNSRSKRTRIDDERAGADKKARGLTPSWATPDSGVGSIHMPGMGNPAFNTNMFGYPSAQSLGNADGSTMSGGLFANLKSSTPYVPQNSTPCATLFVANLGSSCNEQELIQVFSRYPGFLKLKMQSTYGAPVAFVDFQDVGSSTDALNSLQGTILHSSQSGEGMRVEYAKSRMGMRKKPNR, translated from the exons ATGGCTGCCTACTACTCACAGCCCCAACCGTCGGACCTTCTCTCTTACCAGTACTATCAACCGCCGCCTCCGCCGCTTCCGCCGCTGATGGCGGTGGTGCCACCTCCCCCCGGCGCGGTTGTCCAGCCGGCGCACCACGTCCATCCGTCGTACATGGCTCAGCATCAAGCGGTGTTCGCTTCATACGGTGTTTCCCAATCCTCCACACACGAGGTTCGCACTCTATTCGTCGCTGGCCTCCCTGAAGACGTCAAACCCCGCGAAATCTACAACCTGTTCCGCGAATTTCCCGATTACGAGTCTTCGCATCTTCGGAGCCCCTCCAATTCGTCGCAG CCTTTTGCTTTCGCTGTGTTCGCGAGTCAGCAGTCAGCAATCATGGCAAAGCATGCTCTGAAT GGACTGGTGTTTGATCTTGAAAAGGGTTCCATTCTTTATATTGATCTGGCAAAATCAAACTCTAGATCTAAACGCACAAGGATAG ATGACGAGAGGGCTGGCGCGGATAAGAAAGCTAGAGGCCTTACACCATCATGGGCCACTCCTGATTCTG GTGTTGGCAGCATTCACATGCCAGGAATGGGTAATCCTGCTTTCAACACGAACATGTTTGGTTATCCATCTGCACAAAG TCTTGGGAATGCTGATGGGAGTACCATGAGTGGCGGTCTATTTGCGAATCTG AAGTCTTCTACTCCTTACGTTCCTCAAAACTCAACCCCAtgtgcaactttatttgtaGCTAATCTGGGGTCGTCTTGTAATGAACAAGAGCTAATCCAAGTGTTTTCTAG ATACCCTGGGTTTTTGAAACTGAAGATGCAGAGCACGTACGGGGCTCCAGTTGCATTTGTTGATTTCCag GATGTTGGTAGCTCAACTGACGCTCTAAACAGTCTGCAAGGCACAATTCTTCACTCCTCACAATCTGGCGAGGGAATGCGTGTAGA ATATGCTAAATCGCGTATGGGCATGCGGAAGAAGCCCAATAGATAA
- the LOC100799471 gene encoding U1 small nuclear ribonucleoprotein A isoform X2, with the protein MAAYYSQPQPSDLLSYQYYQPPPPPLPPLMAVVPPPPGAVVQPAHHVHPSYMAQHQAVFASYGVSQSSTHEVRTLFVAGLPEDVKPREIYNLFREFPDYESSHLRSPSNSSQPFAFAVFASQQSAIMAKHALNGLVFDLEKGSILYIDLAKSNSRSKRTRIDDERAGADKKARGLTPSWATPDSGVGSIHMPGMGNPAFNTNMFGYPSAQSLGNADGSTMSGGLFANLKKSSTPYVPQNSTPCATLFVANLGSSCNEQELIQVFSRYPGFLKLKMQSTYGAPVAFVDFQDVGSSTDALNSLQGTILHSSQSGEGMRVEYAKSRMGMRKKPNR; encoded by the exons ATGGCTGCCTACTACTCACAGCCCCAACCGTCGGACCTTCTCTCTTACCAGTACTATCAACCGCCGCCTCCGCCGCTTCCGCCGCTGATGGCGGTGGTGCCACCTCCCCCCGGCGCGGTTGTCCAGCCGGCGCACCACGTCCATCCGTCGTACATGGCTCAGCATCAAGCGGTGTTCGCTTCATACGGTGTTTCCCAATCCTCCACACACGAGGTTCGCACTCTATTCGTCGCTGGCCTCCCTGAAGACGTCAAACCCCGCGAAATCTACAACCTGTTCCGCGAATTTCCCGATTACGAGTCTTCGCATCTTCGGAGCCCCTCCAATTCGTCGCAG CCTTTTGCTTTCGCTGTGTTCGCGAGTCAGCAGTCAGCAATCATGGCAAAGCATGCTCTGAAT GGACTGGTGTTTGATCTTGAAAAGGGTTCCATTCTTTATATTGATCTGGCAAAATCAAACTCTAGATCTAAACGCACAAGGATAG ATGACGAGAGGGCTGGCGCGGATAAGAAAGCTAGAGGCCTTACACCATCATGGGCCACTCCTGATTCTG GTGTTGGCAGCATTCACATGCCAGGAATGGGTAATCCTGCTTTCAACACGAACATGTTTGGTTATCCATCTGCACAAAG TCTTGGGAATGCTGATGGGAGTACCATGAGTGGCGGTCTATTTGCGAATCTG AAGAAGTCTTCTACTCCTTACGTTCCTCAAAACTCAACCCCAtgtgcaactttatttgtaGCTAATCTGGGGTCGTCTTGTAATGAACAAGAGCTAATCCAAGTGTTTTCTAG ATACCCTGGGTTTTTGAAACTGAAGATGCAGAGCACGTACGGGGCTCCAGTTGCATTTGTTGATTTCCag GATGTTGGTAGCTCAACTGACGCTCTAAACAGTCTGCAAGGCACAATTCTTCACTCCTCACAATCTGGCGAGGGAATGCGTGTAGA ATATGCTAAATCGCGTATGGGCATGCGGAAGAAGCCCAATAGATAA
- the LOC100799471 gene encoding U1 small nuclear ribonucleoprotein A isoform X3 yields MAAYYSQPQPSDLLSYQYYQPPPPPLPPLMAVVPPPPGAVVQPAHHVHPSYMAQHQAVFASYGVSQSSTHEVRTLFVAGLPEDVKPREIYNLFREFPDYESSHLRSPSNSSQPFAFAVFASQQSAIMAKHALNGLVFDLEKGSILYIDLAKSNSRSKRTRIDDERAGADKKARGLTPSWATPDSAGVGSIHMPGMGNPAFNTNMFGYPSAQSLGNADGSTMSGGLFANLKSSTPYVPQNSTPCATLFVANLGSSCNEQELIQVFSRYPGFLKLKMQSTYGAPVAFVDFQDVGSSTDALNSLQGTILHSSQSGEGMRVEYAKSRMGMRKKPNR; encoded by the exons ATGGCTGCCTACTACTCACAGCCCCAACCGTCGGACCTTCTCTCTTACCAGTACTATCAACCGCCGCCTCCGCCGCTTCCGCCGCTGATGGCGGTGGTGCCACCTCCCCCCGGCGCGGTTGTCCAGCCGGCGCACCACGTCCATCCGTCGTACATGGCTCAGCATCAAGCGGTGTTCGCTTCATACGGTGTTTCCCAATCCTCCACACACGAGGTTCGCACTCTATTCGTCGCTGGCCTCCCTGAAGACGTCAAACCCCGCGAAATCTACAACCTGTTCCGCGAATTTCCCGATTACGAGTCTTCGCATCTTCGGAGCCCCTCCAATTCGTCGCAG CCTTTTGCTTTCGCTGTGTTCGCGAGTCAGCAGTCAGCAATCATGGCAAAGCATGCTCTGAAT GGACTGGTGTTTGATCTTGAAAAGGGTTCCATTCTTTATATTGATCTGGCAAAATCAAACTCTAGATCTAAACGCACAAGGATAG ATGACGAGAGGGCTGGCGCGGATAAGAAAGCTAGAGGCCTTACACCATCATGGGCCACTCCTGATTCTG CAGGTGTTGGCAGCATTCACATGCCAGGAATGGGTAATCCTGCTTTCAACACGAACATGTTTGGTTATCCATCTGCACAAAG TCTTGGGAATGCTGATGGGAGTACCATGAGTGGCGGTCTATTTGCGAATCTG AAGTCTTCTACTCCTTACGTTCCTCAAAACTCAACCCCAtgtgcaactttatttgtaGCTAATCTGGGGTCGTCTTGTAATGAACAAGAGCTAATCCAAGTGTTTTCTAG ATACCCTGGGTTTTTGAAACTGAAGATGCAGAGCACGTACGGGGCTCCAGTTGCATTTGTTGATTTCCag GATGTTGGTAGCTCAACTGACGCTCTAAACAGTCTGCAAGGCACAATTCTTCACTCCTCACAATCTGGCGAGGGAATGCGTGTAGA ATATGCTAAATCGCGTATGGGCATGCGGAAGAAGCCCAATAGATAA
- the LOC100799471 gene encoding U1 small nuclear ribonucleoprotein A isoform X1, whose translation MAAYYSQPQPSDLLSYQYYQPPPPPLPPLMAVVPPPPGAVVQPAHHVHPSYMAQHQAVFASYGVSQSSTHEVRTLFVAGLPEDVKPREIYNLFREFPDYESSHLRSPSNSSQPFAFAVFASQQSAIMAKHALNGLVFDLEKGSILYIDLAKSNSRSKRTRIDDERAGADKKARGLTPSWATPDSAGVGSIHMPGMGNPAFNTNMFGYPSAQSLGNADGSTMSGGLFANLKKSSTPYVPQNSTPCATLFVANLGSSCNEQELIQVFSRYPGFLKLKMQSTYGAPVAFVDFQDVGSSTDALNSLQGTILHSSQSGEGMRVEYAKSRMGMRKKPNR comes from the exons ATGGCTGCCTACTACTCACAGCCCCAACCGTCGGACCTTCTCTCTTACCAGTACTATCAACCGCCGCCTCCGCCGCTTCCGCCGCTGATGGCGGTGGTGCCACCTCCCCCCGGCGCGGTTGTCCAGCCGGCGCACCACGTCCATCCGTCGTACATGGCTCAGCATCAAGCGGTGTTCGCTTCATACGGTGTTTCCCAATCCTCCACACACGAGGTTCGCACTCTATTCGTCGCTGGCCTCCCTGAAGACGTCAAACCCCGCGAAATCTACAACCTGTTCCGCGAATTTCCCGATTACGAGTCTTCGCATCTTCGGAGCCCCTCCAATTCGTCGCAG CCTTTTGCTTTCGCTGTGTTCGCGAGTCAGCAGTCAGCAATCATGGCAAAGCATGCTCTGAAT GGACTGGTGTTTGATCTTGAAAAGGGTTCCATTCTTTATATTGATCTGGCAAAATCAAACTCTAGATCTAAACGCACAAGGATAG ATGACGAGAGGGCTGGCGCGGATAAGAAAGCTAGAGGCCTTACACCATCATGGGCCACTCCTGATTCTG CAGGTGTTGGCAGCATTCACATGCCAGGAATGGGTAATCCTGCTTTCAACACGAACATGTTTGGTTATCCATCTGCACAAAG TCTTGGGAATGCTGATGGGAGTACCATGAGTGGCGGTCTATTTGCGAATCTG AAGAAGTCTTCTACTCCTTACGTTCCTCAAAACTCAACCCCAtgtgcaactttatttgtaGCTAATCTGGGGTCGTCTTGTAATGAACAAGAGCTAATCCAAGTGTTTTCTAG ATACCCTGGGTTTTTGAAACTGAAGATGCAGAGCACGTACGGGGCTCCAGTTGCATTTGTTGATTTCCag GATGTTGGTAGCTCAACTGACGCTCTAAACAGTCTGCAAGGCACAATTCTTCACTCCTCACAATCTGGCGAGGGAATGCGTGTAGA ATATGCTAAATCGCGTATGGGCATGCGGAAGAAGCCCAATAGATAA